The Methanocaldococcus infernus ME region TTGTCTTTGAGACCAAAAAGATAGACTATAGAGAGCTAAACAATAAAGTTGTTAAAGAGATAACTAAAGAGATAACAAATATTATTAAATCATTGCTTTAATCTTATCAATAGCTTTCTTCATAATCAACCTAATTAAACCTAAGTTAATCTTATCCTCTGTTAAAACCACTAATATATAATCTCCTATATCTATCATTAAAGCCTTACCAAACTCTCCTTCTATCATGGCCTGCTTTATCTTTCCTAATTTTATCTCTTCACAAGCCTTCTCAGCAGCTCCATAGGCAGCAGAGAGCATAGCTCCAACAAGTTCAGCATCAACATCACTCGGAAGTTGGGAAGCAATTAATAAACCATCTTTACCAACTATCATACTCCCTTTAACTCCTTCTGTTTTATTAATTTCCACCAATATTTTCTCTAACATTCAGATGTCCCCCATTCTCTGTTACTTTACATATGTAATATCCAAACTTATATAATAATGTTATTGTTTTTAACTTTAATAAAAGCAATTGGAGGTTAATAAGCCATGTATAAAGACAGATATCCAGATGAAAATGGGAAATTTGGGATATATGGAGGAAAGTTTGTTCCTGAAACTTTAATGCCAGCTATAGAAGAGCTTGAAAAAGCCTTTAATAAATTTTGGATAAAGAATGAGGGTAACTTTAGAGAAGAATTTTACAGCTTACTTAAGGAATATGTAGGAAGGCCTACTCCTCTATATTATGCTGAAAACCTCTCTAAGGAGCTTGGATGTAAAGTTTATTTAAAGAGGGAAGATTTAGCCCACTTAGGAGCACATAAAATAAACAATGCCTTGGGACAGGCTTTATTAGCTAAGAAGATGGGTAAAAAGAGAGTTATAGCTGAAACTGGAGCTGGACAGCATGGAGTAGCTACAGCTGCAGCCTGTGCAAAACTTGGGCTGAAGTGTGAGATTTACATGGGAGCTAAGGATGTGGAGAGGCAAAAATTGAATGTTTTTAGAATGGAACTGATGGGAGCTAAGGTTATTCCTGTTTATGGTGGCTCTCAAACTTTAAAAGATGCTGTAAATGAAGCTTTAAGGGATTGGACTACAAATGTTAGGACAACCTACTATCTATTAGGCTCAGCTCTTGGGCCACATCCTTATCCTATGATGGTTAGGGAATTTCAGAGAGTTATAGGAAAGGAGCTGAAGGAACAGATATTAAAGAGAGAGGGAAGGCTTCCTAATGCAATAGTTGCCTGTGTTGGTGGAGGTAGTAATGCCATAGGCTGTTTTTATGAATTCTTAGATGATGATGTTGAACTCTATGCTGTTGAAGCTGGAGGAGAGGGAATAAATAAGAGACATGGAGCCTCTCTCTGTGCTGGAGAGGTTGGAGTTTTACATGGCTCTAAGATTTATGTGATAGAAGATGAGTATGGACAAATAAAAGAGAGCTATAGTATCTCTGCAGGTTTAGACTACCCTGGAGTTGGGCCAGAACTTTCTTTCTTAAAGGATGAAGGTAGAATAAAGCCTGTCTATGTTACTGATGAAGAGGCATTAGAAGCTTTCCAATTGTTATGCAGATTAGAGGGAATACTTCCAGCTTTAGAAAGTTCTCATGCCATTGCCTATGCTG contains the following coding sequences:
- a CDS encoding roadblock/LC7 domain-containing protein — encoded protein: MLEKILVEINKTEGVKGSMIVGKDGLLIASQLPSDVDAELVGAMLSAAYGAAEKACEEIKLGKIKQAMIEGEFGKALMIDIGDYILVVLTEDKINLGLIRLIMKKAIDKIKAMI
- the trpB gene encoding tryptophan synthase subunit beta, whose amino-acid sequence is MYKDRYPDENGKFGIYGGKFVPETLMPAIEELEKAFNKFWIKNEGNFREEFYSLLKEYVGRPTPLYYAENLSKELGCKVYLKREDLAHLGAHKINNALGQALLAKKMGKKRVIAETGAGQHGVATAAACAKLGLKCEIYMGAKDVERQKLNVFRMELMGAKVIPVYGGSQTLKDAVNEALRDWTTNVRTTYYLLGSALGPHPYPMMVREFQRVIGKELKEQILKREGRLPNAIVACVGGGSNAIGCFYEFLDDDVELYAVEAGGEGINKRHGASLCAGEVGVLHGSKIYVIEDEYGQIKESYSISAGLDYPGVGPELSFLKDEGRIKPVYVTDEEALEAFQLLCRLEGILPALESSHAIAYAVKLAESLDKDDILVINLSGRGDKDVQTVAKALGREL